Part of the Candidatus Bipolaricaulota bacterium genome, TTGGAGCGCGGGATGACCGGGCTATCGATGCGGCTCTCGCTGTCACAGGGGATCTTCTCGGCATCGACCAGCGTTGCGTTCGCTGAGCGGGACGAGAAGTTCGGGTTCGCCAGCCTGTCTAGTTCGCTTACGTTCAGGTTCAGTCCCGCCGTGGTGACGGTGCAGGCTACGTTCGGAAGGTATGGATTGACGCGCGCCGCGGTCACCGCCGGCGTGGTATTCTAGGAGGAGGAAAGATGGGACAGAAAGCTAAACCGGAACGATGCGAAGGAAGATGGAATAAGATGTTCTCGCTCTATTCGGTGCGGACGCCGCGAAAGTGGTCTGTGACGCTATTGGCCCTGCTCGCGTGCTTGGCGATCGGGGTTTCCGGGCTCGCCGGAAGCACTACGACCACGGTTGATTCCTCCCCTAATCCATCCGTCTACGGTCAGACGATAACGTTTACGGTGACGGTCTCCGGGGTGCAGACCCCGTCGGGTACGGTGACGCTGAAGGACGGTTCGACCACGTTGGGGACAAAGGACCTGGCCACCGAGGGAACGGCCACCGTCACCTTCACGAGCTCAGACTTAGGGGCTGGCACGCATACCATTATGGCCGAATACAGTGGTTATTCCGATTATGGATACGATCCTAGCACTTCCGACCCGGTGTATCAGACCGTGAACAAGGCCTCGACCGAGGTCACTGTGGAAGCCGATGTGAATCCTTCCGTAACTGGACAGGAGGTTACCTTTACCGCCACTGTAGCGGCGGTATCCCCCGGCGCAGGGACTCCTACAGGAACGGTGATCTTCTACGTCAACAACGTCGCCATCTCTTCCGGCATTTCTTTGGATAGTAATGGAAAAGCCAGTTGCACCTACACATTTGATGCTGCGGGTTCATATTCGATAACCGTGGAGTACAGCGGGGACGATAACTACACATCAAGCGATAACAAGGCTTCTCCGTATTCTCAGGCAGTGAACCCGGCCGATACCAGCGTAACGGTCGACTCCAGCCAGGATCCGTCAGTAACCGGCCAGCCGGTCACCTTCACCGCTACCGTAGAAGCTAGCGGGGACGGCTCGGGTACCCCCACCGGCACGGTGACCTTCTACAAGGGTGATACGACTACTGGAACTCCGATTTGTACTGATGTCCCGTTGAACAACGCCGGCAAGGCCAGTTGTAC contains:
- a CDS encoding Ig-like domain repeat protein codes for the protein MGQKAKPERCEGRWNKMFSLYSVRTPRKWSVTLLALLACLAIGVSGLAGSTTTTVDSSPNPSVYGQTITFTVTVSGVQTPSGTVTLKDGSTTLGTKDLATEGTATVTFTSSDLGAGTHTIMAEYSGYSDYGYDPSTSDPVYQTVNKASTEVTVEADVNPSVTGQEVTFTATVAAVSPGAGTPTGTVIFYVNNVAISSGISLDSNGKASCTYTFDAAGSYSITVEYSGDDNYTSSDNKASPYSQAVNPADTSVTVDSSQDPSVTGQPVTFTATVEASGDGSGTPTGTVTFYKGDTTTGTPICTDVPLNNAGKASCTTALNAADADASNHIDISVEYSGDSNFNSSTGTYQQTVNPADTSVTLSSSNNPANVGDPITFTATVSVDSPGAGTPTGTVTFTVNDKDGTQVATSTENLDNSGAATYDISTLDASGSPYAVTAEYNGDSNFNASTSSSLTQLVKTDSTTTVSLTSPSGTPVTGESVTFTATVSASGITPTGTVTFTITDKNNTQVASSTEALSGGSATFTTTALKAEGSDYTV